From one Triticum urartu cultivar G1812 chromosome 3, Tu2.1, whole genome shotgun sequence genomic stretch:
- the LOC125545516 gene encoding protein SEMI-ROLLED LEAF 2 isoform X1: MGVMSRRVLPACSSLCYFCPSLRARSRQPVKRYKKIISEIYQLPADGEPNDRRIGKLCDYVSRNPTRIPKITEYLEQRCYKELRHDNFTLAKVVPCIYRKLLRSCKEHTPLLATSTLCIVRTLLDQKSSDDLQILGCLLLVDFLDGQVDSTHMFSLEGMIPKLCKIAQELREDDKGIRLRSAALQALASMVEYMGDHSHISMELDEVVSVIISCYEANQTLSIKEVVRFQDDDDLTMLAVSGQNNAKVAADTMAASENPAHWARVCLRNMANIAKEATTVRRILDPLFRLFDSHNYWSPESGVSLSVLQEMQTLMDKSGQNGHLLLSFTIKHIDHKSVAKMPAKQISIVKVASHLAKQAKSHASVTIASAISDLVKHLRKCMYRAVEASNAQADIDKWNSELYVALEECLVQLTEKVGDVGPILDMVSVMLENLSYTANIARTTVSSVYRTAQIAAYVYKSSYNQKAFPEALYHQLLLAMMHPDNKTRIGSHRVLSTIVAPSLLCPWSAIGFPVPMKVNGSQSVLLLALSAFSSETIMDELQSRSRIKESLQENEKPEAVVSAENGYAHTEPNTRQSSGNTYFNDRLSTFKDNSKLMKLNNGQLVLLLSSIWSQASLEDNSPSNFEAMGHTYNVALLCSKAKTSSHVALVRCFQLAFSLRRLSLNQDNVVQPSRRRCLYTMASAMLIFSAKVADIPQITHLVKAAVPEEMVDPHLCLIDDCRLTVTSAQSSNSEMLYGSEEDESDAQVFLSAVNKDDTQLKDNVISHFKRKFENSPEKFDGIEEQLLQEFSLDDSFPLGAPLFMETPHSCSMYAEKDDHCFDEDVIPCEMDDDDDIVFEHSGSQSDRKTSGSMASSDVLNVNQLMESVHETARQVANIPVSTNPVSYDQMKSQCESLVMEKQQKMSVLMSFKHSRTDSRSSIGENGPETNESSAQSEPESHLTRKDYMRRNDSTSSDDRSFRLPPASPYDKFLKAAGR, from the exons atGGGGGTCATGTCGCGGCGGGTGCTGCCGGCGTGCAGCAGCCTCTGCTACTTCTGCCCCTCGCTGCGGGCGAGGTCACGGCAGCCCGTCAAGCGCTACAAGAAGATCATCTCGGAGATCTACCAGCTGCCCGCG GATGGAGAACCGAATGACAGAAGGATCGGGAAACTCTGCGATTACGTCTCGAGAAATCCAACCCGCATACCAAAG ATCACAGAGTATCTTGAGCAGAGATGCTATAAAGAACTGAGACATGATAATTTCACCCTGGCCAAAGTTGTTCCATGCATATATAGGAAACTTCTGCGTTCATGCAAGGAGCATAC ACCATTGCTGGCCACAAGCACATTGTGTATTGTTCGCACTCTTCTAGATCAGAAATCAAGTGATGATTTGCAGATCCTGGGCTGTCTATTGCTTGTTGACTTTCTCGATGGACAG GTTGACAGCACGCATATGTTCAGTTTAGAAGGCATGATACCAAAACTATGCAAAATTGCTCAAGAACTAAGGGAAGATGACAAAGGGATCCGCCTTCGATCTGCTGCACTCCAAGCTCTTGCTTCAATG GTCGAATACATGGGTGACCACTCGCATATCTCAatggaacttgatgaa GTTGTCTCAGTGATAATAAGCTGTTATGAGGCTAATCAAACTCTCTCAATAAAAGAGGTCGTCAGATTTCAAGATGATGATGATTTGACAATGTTGGCAGTATCTGGGCAAAATAATGCCAAAGTGGCAGCTGATACAAT GGCTGCATCTGAGAATCCAGCACACTGGGCAAGGGTTTGCTTGCGTAACATGGCCAATATTGCAAAGGAGGCAACAACAGTGCGGCGTATTCTTGATCCTCTGTTTCGCCTTTTCGATAGCCACAATTACTGGTCTCCTGAAAGTGGGGTTTCCCTTTCTGTTCTACAAGAAATGCAAACACTGATGGACAAATCAG GGCAAAATGGCCATTTGCTGCTATCTTTTACTATAAAGCACATTGATCATAAAAGTGTTGCCAAGATGCCCGCCAAGCAAATAAGCATTGTAAAAGTTGCTTCTCATCTTGCGAAGCAGGCAAAGTCGCATGCATCGGTAACAATAGCGAGTGCAATCAGCGATTTAGTAAAACACTTGCGAAAATGTATGTACCGTGCTGTTGAAGCATCAAATGCTCAAGCTGATATTGACAAGTGGAACAGTGAACTTTATGTGGCCTTGGAGGAGTGTCTGGTGCAATTGACAGAGAAG GTTGGGGATGTTGGTCCTATTCTTGACATGGTCAGTGTAATGCTCGAGAATCTCTCGTACACTGCCAACATCGCCAGGACAACAGTGTCATCTGTTTACCGCACAGCACAAATAGCAGCTTATGTGTACAAGTCATCATACAACCAGAAA GCATTTCCAGAAGCTTTGTATCACCAGCTTCTCCTAGCAATGATGCACCCAGACAATAAGACAAGGATTGGCTCACACCGTGTTTTATCCACCATTGTCGCGCCTTCGTTGTTATGCCCATGGTCAGCCATAGGTTTTCCTGTCCCAATGAAGGTCAATGGGTCGCAGAGTGTGCTTTTGTTGGCATTGTCAGCTTTCTCTTCTGAGACCATAATGGATGAACTGCAGTCTAGAAGTAGGATCAAGGAATCCTTGCAGGAAAACGAGAAACCAGAAGCTGTGGTAAGTGCTGAGAATGGATATGCACATACAGAACCAAATACAAGGCAGTCTTCAGGGAACACATATTTCAACGATCGTCTTTCCACTTTTAAAGAT AACTCAAAGTTAATGAAGTTGAACAATGGCCAACTTGTTCTTCTTCTTTCATCTATTTGGAgtcaagcatccctcgaagataACTCACCTTCAAATTTTGAGGCAATGGGCCATACTTACAATGTTGCTTTATTGTGTTCGAAAGCAAAA ACCTCCAGTCATGTGGCACTAGTTCGATGTTTCCAGTTGGCCTTTTCTCTCAGGAGGTTGTCTCTGAACCAAGATA ATGTTGTGCAACCATCTCGGAGAAGGTGTTTGTATACAATGGCATCAGCAATGCTTATTTTTTCAGCAAAAGTTGCTGATATTCCTCAGATAACCCATCTTGTCAAAGCCGCAGTGCCAGAGGAAATG GTTGATCCTCATCTTTGCCTGATTGATGACTGCAGACTCACTGTTACTTCTGCACAATCTTCGAACAGTGAAATGCTTTACGGTTCTGAGGAAGATGAAAGTGATGCACAAGTTTTTCTTTCAGCTGTAAATAAGGATGATACACAGTTAAAAGACAATGTGATATCCCACTTCAAGAGAAAATTTGAAAATTCACCAGAG AAGTTTGATGGGATAGAAGAACAGCTTCTTCAAGAGTTCTCCCTAGATGATTCATTTCCTCTTGGTGCTCCACTATTCATGGAGACGCCACACTCTTGTTCAATGTACGCTGAAAAGGACGATCACTGTTTTGATGAG GATGTTATTCCTTGTGAGATGGATGATGACGATGACATCGTCTTTGAACATAGTGGATCGCAGTCTGACAGGAAAACATCAGGATCTATGGCTTCATCCGATGTTCTAAACGTGAATCAACTGATGGAATCC GTCCATGAGACAGCAAGGCAAGTTGCTAACATTCCAGTCTCCACCAATCCTGTGTCCTATGACCAAATGAAGAGCCAATGTGAATCCCTAGTAATGGAAAAGCAGCAGAAGATGTCTGTTCTCATGAGCTTCAAGCACTCGAGAACCGATTCGCGTAGCTCAATCGGGGAAAACGGACCGGAAACAAATGAG TCATCTGCTCAATCTGAACCTGAGTCACATTTGACAAGAAAGGACTACATGCGGCGCAACGATTCGACATCCAGCGATGACCGCTCCTTCAGGTTGCCACCTGCAAGCCCGTACGACAAGTTCTTGAAGGCAGCTGGACGGTAG
- the LOC125545516 gene encoding protein SEMI-ROLLED LEAF 2 isoform X2, whose protein sequence is MGVMSRRVLPACSSLCYFCPSLRARSRQPVKRYKKIISEIYQLPADGEPNDRRIGKLCDYVSRNPTRIPKITEYLEQRCYKELRHDNFTLAKVVPCIYRKLLRSCKEHTPLLATSTLCIVRTLLDQKSSDDLQILGCLLLVDFLDGQVDSTHMFSLEGMIPKLCKIAQELREDDKGIRLRSAALQALASMVEYMGDHSHISMELDEVVSVIISCYEANQTLSIKEVVRFQDDDDLTMLAVSGQNNAKVAADTMAASENPAHWARVCLRNMANIAKEATTVRRILDPLFRLFDSHNYWSPESGVSLSVLQEMQTLMDKSGQNGHLLLSFTIKHIDHKSVAKMPAKQISIVKVASHLAKQAKSHASVTIASAISDLVKHLRKCMYRAVEASNAQADIDKWNSELYVALEECLVQLTEKVGDVGPILDMVSVMLENLSYTANIARTTVSSVYRTAQIAAYVYKSSYNQKAFPEALYHQLLLAMMHPDNKTRIGSHRVLSTIVAPSLLCPWSAIGFPVPMKVNGSQSVLLLALSAFSSETIMDELQSRSRIKESLQENEKPEAVNSKLMKLNNGQLVLLLSSIWSQASLEDNSPSNFEAMGHTYNVALLCSKAKTSSHVALVRCFQLAFSLRRLSLNQDNVVQPSRRRCLYTMASAMLIFSAKVADIPQITHLVKAAVPEEMVDPHLCLIDDCRLTVTSAQSSNSEMLYGSEEDESDAQVFLSAVNKDDTQLKDNVISHFKRKFENSPEKFDGIEEQLLQEFSLDDSFPLGAPLFMETPHSCSMYAEKDDHCFDEDVIPCEMDDDDDIVFEHSGSQSDRKTSGSMASSDVLNVNQLMESVHETARQVANIPVSTNPVSYDQMKSQCESLVMEKQQKMSVLMSFKHSRTDSRSSIGENGPETNESSAQSEPESHLTRKDYMRRNDSTSSDDRSFRLPPASPYDKFLKAAGR, encoded by the exons atGGGGGTCATGTCGCGGCGGGTGCTGCCGGCGTGCAGCAGCCTCTGCTACTTCTGCCCCTCGCTGCGGGCGAGGTCACGGCAGCCCGTCAAGCGCTACAAGAAGATCATCTCGGAGATCTACCAGCTGCCCGCG GATGGAGAACCGAATGACAGAAGGATCGGGAAACTCTGCGATTACGTCTCGAGAAATCCAACCCGCATACCAAAG ATCACAGAGTATCTTGAGCAGAGATGCTATAAAGAACTGAGACATGATAATTTCACCCTGGCCAAAGTTGTTCCATGCATATATAGGAAACTTCTGCGTTCATGCAAGGAGCATAC ACCATTGCTGGCCACAAGCACATTGTGTATTGTTCGCACTCTTCTAGATCAGAAATCAAGTGATGATTTGCAGATCCTGGGCTGTCTATTGCTTGTTGACTTTCTCGATGGACAG GTTGACAGCACGCATATGTTCAGTTTAGAAGGCATGATACCAAAACTATGCAAAATTGCTCAAGAACTAAGGGAAGATGACAAAGGGATCCGCCTTCGATCTGCTGCACTCCAAGCTCTTGCTTCAATG GTCGAATACATGGGTGACCACTCGCATATCTCAatggaacttgatgaa GTTGTCTCAGTGATAATAAGCTGTTATGAGGCTAATCAAACTCTCTCAATAAAAGAGGTCGTCAGATTTCAAGATGATGATGATTTGACAATGTTGGCAGTATCTGGGCAAAATAATGCCAAAGTGGCAGCTGATACAAT GGCTGCATCTGAGAATCCAGCACACTGGGCAAGGGTTTGCTTGCGTAACATGGCCAATATTGCAAAGGAGGCAACAACAGTGCGGCGTATTCTTGATCCTCTGTTTCGCCTTTTCGATAGCCACAATTACTGGTCTCCTGAAAGTGGGGTTTCCCTTTCTGTTCTACAAGAAATGCAAACACTGATGGACAAATCAG GGCAAAATGGCCATTTGCTGCTATCTTTTACTATAAAGCACATTGATCATAAAAGTGTTGCCAAGATGCCCGCCAAGCAAATAAGCATTGTAAAAGTTGCTTCTCATCTTGCGAAGCAGGCAAAGTCGCATGCATCGGTAACAATAGCGAGTGCAATCAGCGATTTAGTAAAACACTTGCGAAAATGTATGTACCGTGCTGTTGAAGCATCAAATGCTCAAGCTGATATTGACAAGTGGAACAGTGAACTTTATGTGGCCTTGGAGGAGTGTCTGGTGCAATTGACAGAGAAG GTTGGGGATGTTGGTCCTATTCTTGACATGGTCAGTGTAATGCTCGAGAATCTCTCGTACACTGCCAACATCGCCAGGACAACAGTGTCATCTGTTTACCGCACAGCACAAATAGCAGCTTATGTGTACAAGTCATCATACAACCAGAAA GCATTTCCAGAAGCTTTGTATCACCAGCTTCTCCTAGCAATGATGCACCCAGACAATAAGACAAGGATTGGCTCACACCGTGTTTTATCCACCATTGTCGCGCCTTCGTTGTTATGCCCATGGTCAGCCATAGGTTTTCCTGTCCCAATGAAGGTCAATGGGTCGCAGAGTGTGCTTTTGTTGGCATTGTCAGCTTTCTCTTCTGAGACCATAATGGATGAACTGCAGTCTAGAAGTAGGATCAAGGAATCCTTGCAGGAAAACGAGAAACCAGAAGCTGTG AACTCAAAGTTAATGAAGTTGAACAATGGCCAACTTGTTCTTCTTCTTTCATCTATTTGGAgtcaagcatccctcgaagataACTCACCTTCAAATTTTGAGGCAATGGGCCATACTTACAATGTTGCTTTATTGTGTTCGAAAGCAAAA ACCTCCAGTCATGTGGCACTAGTTCGATGTTTCCAGTTGGCCTTTTCTCTCAGGAGGTTGTCTCTGAACCAAGATA ATGTTGTGCAACCATCTCGGAGAAGGTGTTTGTATACAATGGCATCAGCAATGCTTATTTTTTCAGCAAAAGTTGCTGATATTCCTCAGATAACCCATCTTGTCAAAGCCGCAGTGCCAGAGGAAATG GTTGATCCTCATCTTTGCCTGATTGATGACTGCAGACTCACTGTTACTTCTGCACAATCTTCGAACAGTGAAATGCTTTACGGTTCTGAGGAAGATGAAAGTGATGCACAAGTTTTTCTTTCAGCTGTAAATAAGGATGATACACAGTTAAAAGACAATGTGATATCCCACTTCAAGAGAAAATTTGAAAATTCACCAGAG AAGTTTGATGGGATAGAAGAACAGCTTCTTCAAGAGTTCTCCCTAGATGATTCATTTCCTCTTGGTGCTCCACTATTCATGGAGACGCCACACTCTTGTTCAATGTACGCTGAAAAGGACGATCACTGTTTTGATGAG GATGTTATTCCTTGTGAGATGGATGATGACGATGACATCGTCTTTGAACATAGTGGATCGCAGTCTGACAGGAAAACATCAGGATCTATGGCTTCATCCGATGTTCTAAACGTGAATCAACTGATGGAATCC GTCCATGAGACAGCAAGGCAAGTTGCTAACATTCCAGTCTCCACCAATCCTGTGTCCTATGACCAAATGAAGAGCCAATGTGAATCCCTAGTAATGGAAAAGCAGCAGAAGATGTCTGTTCTCATGAGCTTCAAGCACTCGAGAACCGATTCGCGTAGCTCAATCGGGGAAAACGGACCGGAAACAAATGAG TCATCTGCTCAATCTGAACCTGAGTCACATTTGACAAGAAAGGACTACATGCGGCGCAACGATTCGACATCCAGCGATGACCGCTCCTTCAGGTTGCCACCTGCAAGCCCGTACGACAAGTTCTTGAAGGCAGCTGGACGGTAG